A genomic segment from Malaclemys terrapin pileata isolate rMalTer1 chromosome 1, rMalTer1.hap1, whole genome shotgun sequence encodes:
- the CCDC59 gene encoding thyroid transcription factor 1-associated protein 26, translating into MAPAVTTRSRAAPKKNTAAAQGPRRKRQWRPDPRQSFLGNVREGQGFAFWRKQKIHREYKKLLKKEGKAHPQWKVQYTDSYPEHLKHLYLAEEKMLEKQSKSKRTVVLLEQKCSTKVTSDTTQRKFKKKTSNQKAKEEYEKIKAERAKKKEEAEKRKQEREEAQRLYKQKKMEAYKILSKRTKKGQPNLNLQIEFLLQKIQQKP; encoded by the exons ATGGCACCGGCGGTGACGACGAGGAGCCGGGCTGCCCCGAAGAAAAACACCGCGGCGGCCCAGGGTCCCCGCCGAAAGCGGCAATGGAGGCCGGACCCGCGGCAAAGCTTCCTGGGGAACGTTCGGGAGG GACAAGGATTTGCATTTTGGAGAAAGCAAAAGATCCATCGGGAATACAAGAAATTActaaaaaaggaaggaaaggcACATCCTCAATGGAAAGTTCAATATACAGATTCTTACCCAGAGCACTTGAAGCATCTCTATTTAGCTGAAGAGAAAATGCTTGAGAAACAATCAAAATCTAAAAGAACTGTAGTTTTGTTAGAACAAAAATGCAGCACAAAAGTAAC GTCAGATACGACTCAGaggaagtttaaaaagaaaacttctaATCAAAAAGCAAAAGAAGAATATGAGAAAATAAAGGCTGAACGTGCCAAGAAGAAAGAG GAAGCcgagaaaaggaaacaagaaagagAAGAAGCTCAAAGGCTCTACAAGCAAAAGAAAATGGAAGCTTATAAAATATTAAGTAAAAGGACCAAAAAAGGACAGCCAAATCTAAATTTACAAATAGAATTTCTCCTTCAGAAAATACAACAAAAACCATAG